In the Thermodesulfobacteriota bacterium genome, AATGCGTTTCCTGGAGGGCGAGGTGCGGGATCTGGCCTTCGCGATCCCGACACTGATCCGCGCGGAAATCTTCCCGCTGCTGGACGATGCCGGGCGCAGGGCGGTGCTGGAGATCTCCGCGGTGAAGGTGCGCATCGGGGAGAGCAGAGCAGCGGTGATCTTCGTCGACAACCGGACACGGACGATCTTCGGGCAGAAATACATCGACTCGGAAAAAGGAGAGCTGGAAGAGAGGGTCCGGAAATACGCCGACGAGGTGATGTCCGCCGTCAAGGCGGCATACGCAAGAGAAGCTGCTATCGCCTCGGGCGCAGGCAGGATGTATCCTCCCGCCGATGCCACTATGCCGAAGCTGAGGGCGGTAATTTCAGGCTCAACCGGCGGGAGATGATCTTAAGCGATTCGGTCGGTTACCTGCACAGGGTCTTCAGCAGCTCCCCCCGGGGGGTGTCGCGCGGGACGTCGCGCCAGTCCGAGGGCGAGAACGTGTGCGCGGCCGGCTTTCCGGGCTTCTCCACGACGACCTCGACATCGCGCACGATCCGGTTCGCGCAGTCGTACTCCTCGACGGCTTTCCGCGGAACGCGGTCCGGCCCGAACCCCGCGACCTGTACGCGGATCCTGTCCGGCCCGGAAGGGATCACGCTATACGGATCGTAGTGGATGACGTCCTCGGCCGTCTTCCCCTGGATCGTTTTCCACCGGGTGTCCGGATTCCCGGCGACGGCGGTGGAAGCGTAGAGCAGGAAAATGGCTGCGATTGCCGGGACGAGCCCGGGCAGCGGTATCCTTCCGCGGATCATCGGATCCTCCCTTTAATCAAATATTTTCCCACGGAATCCAGCCGCGGGGGAGCTTTTTCGCCGGTATCGGCCTGCCAATACCGCCGGCGAACGCGGAGGGTCCTCTGAACGAAGATCTCTCCCTCTGAACCACCGATTCCGTTGGTATTTTCTTTCGAAATTCTGTTATATTTTAGGTTTCCATCAAATCGCTCCGGAGGTTCCGGCGTGACGCAGGCCACGGTGGTAGAGACGAATCTTTCCGGCATGAAATCGGTCGGGCGCGGCAAGGTCAGGGACATCTACGAGGTGGACGGGAAGATCCTCCTGGTCGCTTCGGACCGGTTATCCGCCTTCGATGTGGTGCTCCCGGACGGGATCCCGGGGAAAGGGAAGGTGCTCACCCAGCTCTCCGCGTTCTGGTTCCGGATGCTGGAGGACATCGTCCCCAACCACATGATCAGCATCGACGTGGAGGAGTACCCGGCCCCCGCGCGCCCGCACGCGGAGACGCTGCGCGGCCGCTCCATGCTGTGCAGGAAGGCGGAGCCGTTCCCCGTCGAGTGCGTCGTCCGCGGGTACCTGTCCGGCTCAGGGTGGGCGGAATACCGGCAGGGCGGCGAGGTGTGCGGCATCAAGCTTCCGAAGGGGCTGCAGGAGTCGGACCGGCTCCCGGAACCGCTCTTCACGCCGGCCACCAAGGAGGAGAAGGGGAAGCACGACGAGAACATCTCCTTCGAGCGGATGGTCGGGATCGTGGGGGAGGAGACGGCGAAGAAGGTCCGCTCCATCGCCGTCGGGCTGTACGAGAAGGCCGCCGCGTACGCGCTATCGAAGGGTATCATCATCGCCGACACGAAGTTCGAGCTGGGGATGGCGGACGGCCGGCTGATCCTGATCGACGAGGCGCTCACCCCCGATTCCTCGAGGTTTTGGCCCGCCGACGAGTATCGGCCGGGAGGGCCGCAGAAGAGCTTCGACAAGCAGTTCGTGCGCGACTACCTCCTGACCCTTCCGTGGAACAAGACGGCCCCGGGGCCGCGTCTGCCCGCGGACGTGGTGGAGAAGACCGCGCTCAAATACCGTGAGGCGCTCACGATCCTCACGGGAAAAGACATCGAATAAGGCGGAAGATCCCTATGGGCTGCTTCAAGAAGATATTCATCGCCAACCGCGGGGAGATCGCCTGCCGCGCCATCCGGCCGGCGCGCGAGCTGAAGATCCCCGTCGTCGTGGGGTACTCCGACTGCGACGCGCTCTCTCTCCACGTGAAACTCGCCGACGAGGCGGTGCGGCTGGGGCCTTCCCCCGCCTCGATGAGCTACCTCGACATCGACGCGATCCTGCGGGCGGCGAAGGACACCGGATGCGACGCTGTCTTCCCGGGATACGGCTTCCTCGCCGAGAACCCCGATTTCGCGGAGGCGGTCAAGAAGGAGAAGATGACCTTCATCGGGCCCTCGGCGAAGGTCATGCGGATCATGGGCGACAAGATCCAGGCCCGCAGGGCGCTGGCGGCCTCCGGCGTGCCCGTGACGCCGGCCATCGAGGACGTGGACGACCCGAAGGAAGTGATCCGGTTCGGGAACCGGGTGGGGTGGCCGATCCTCATCAAGGCGGCCGGAGGCGGCGGCGGGAAGGGGATGCAGAAGGTCA is a window encoding:
- a CDS encoding phosphoribosylaminoimidazolesuccinocarboxamide synthase, with the translated sequence MVETNLSGMKSVGRGKVRDIYEVDGKILLVASDRLSAFDVVLPDGIPGKGKVLTQLSAFWFRMLEDIVPNHMISIDVEEYPAPARPHAETLRGRSMLCRKAEPFPVECVVRGYLSGSGWAEYRQGGEVCGIKLPKGLQESDRLPEPLFTPATKEEKGKHDENISFERMVGIVGEETAKKVRSIAVGLYEKAAAYALSKGIIIADTKFELGMADGRLILIDEALTPDSSRFWPADEYRPGGPQKSFDKQFVRDYLLTLPWNKTAPGPRLPADVVEKTALKYREALTILTGKDIE